The segment GCGGTCGAGGCGACGCTCGACGCCCAGCTTCGCGTGCCGCCGCGCTACACCACCGAAGAGGTCAGAGAGCTGGCCGACGCCGAACTCACGGCGGGGACGGTCAACTGGACCGACGCCGTCGAACCGACGATGCAGAGCCCGAGAACGTCGGTCGCGCGTGCCTTTCGCGTCGCGATCAGGCGGGCGGGCGGCGATCCGCGTCTCCTCCGAAAGACCGGGACGGCCGACATGAACGTCTACGCCGGCGCGTGGGACTGCCCGATGGCGACGTACGGTCCCGGGGATTCGGACCTGGATCACGCACCGAACGAACACCTCGAACTCCGAGAACTCGATCGCGCCGTGGCGGTGTTGGAGACCGTCGCGGCCGAACTGACGCCATAACCTATGAACTTCCTGAACATCGACGATCTGACACGCGAGGAACTCGACGACGTACTGACGCGCGCGACCGATCTGAAGGAGCGGACGGCCCGCGGCAAGACCGCCGAGGCGATGGACGGCAAGACCCTCGGTATGATCTTCGAGAAGCCCTCGACGCGGACGCGGGTTTCGTTCGAAACCGGCGCGACGCAGTTGGGGGGGCACGCGATCTTTCTCGGCCCCGACGACATCCACCTGGGGCACGGCGAACCCGTCCGCGACACCGCGCGGGCGCTGAGCCGGTACGTCGACGTGATCATGGCCCGCGTCTTCGATCACGCCGACGTGGTCGAGCTGGGCGAGTACGCCACCGTCCCGGTCGTCAACGGGCTGACCGACGACGCTCATCCGTGCCAGACGCTCGCCGATCTGTTGACGATACGGGAGCGCTTCGACGGGTTCGACGCCCGCGTCGCGTGGGTCGGCGACGGGAACAACGTCTGTCAGTCGTTCGTCCTCGGCGCGGCGCTGGTCGGGCTCGATCTCGTCGTCGCCACGCCCGAGGGGTACGGGGTCGACGACGCGGTGTTGAATCGGGCGGCCGAGCTCGGGAGCGCCCCCGAGGTAGTCACCGACCCCGAGGCGGCCGTCGACGGGGCAGACGTCCTCTACACCGACGTGTGGGTGAGCATGGGCGAGGAGTCCGAGCGGGCGGAAAAGCTCGACGCCTTCTCGCGCGCCGGCTTTCAGGTGACCGAGGATCTGTTGAACGATCAGCTCCTCATGCACTGTCTGCCGGCCCACCGCGGCGAGGAAGTGACGGACGCGGCGTTGGAGAGCGACAACTCGATCGTGTGGGATCAGGCGGAAAACCGCTTGCACGCGCAGAAAGGGCTGTTGACGTACCTGTTAGCCTGAGCGCTCAGGCACCGGCTTTGCCAAGCGCGGCTTCGATATCGTCGCGTTGGGTGACGCCGACGAACCGCTCGACGACGCCGTCGTCGTTTTCGATGATGAGCGTCGGCAGCGATCGAACCTGATACTCGTTCGCGACGTCCTGTTTCTGGTCGACGTCGACCTTCTCGAACTCGACGTCGGGGTACTCCTCGGCGATCTCGTCGAGGATCGGGTCCTGGGTCTTACACGGGCCACACCAGTCCGCGTAGAAGTCTTTGAGCCTGACGGACATGGCTAGCGCTATCCCAGCCGAGCGCATAAGGGTTTTCCAAACGGCACGAAAATCGGTCGAAACGCTTAGGATGCCGGGGACGAATCGTGACGT is part of the Natronomonas salsuginis genome and harbors:
- a CDS encoding thioredoxin family protein, with amino-acid sequence MSVRLKDFYADWCGPCKTQDPILDEIAEEYPDVEFEKVDVDQKQDVANEYQVRSLPTLIIENDDGVVERFVGVTQRDDIEAALGKAGA
- the argF gene encoding ornithine carbamoyltransferase, which gives rise to MNFLNIDDLTREELDDVLTRATDLKERTARGKTAEAMDGKTLGMIFEKPSTRTRVSFETGATQLGGHAIFLGPDDIHLGHGEPVRDTARALSRYVDVIMARVFDHADVVELGEYATVPVVNGLTDDAHPCQTLADLLTIRERFDGFDARVAWVGDGNNVCQSFVLGAALVGLDLVVATPEGYGVDDAVLNRAAELGSAPEVVTDPEAAVDGADVLYTDVWVSMGEESERAEKLDAFSRAGFQVTEDLLNDQLLMHCLPAHRGEEVTDAALESDNSIVWDQAENRLHAQKGLLTYLLA